From the Clostridiales bacterium FE2011 genome, one window contains:
- a CDS encoding MarR family transcriptional regulator yields the protein MRISRSGDYIAQIRLIGGRVFEKLLDASGADTFNGPQGKILDALWQQDGLSAHEIGQRTGLANSTLTSMLDRMENAGLVKRVRSTEDRRVVRIFLGPKAQQCKEQYAAVSEEMTGIYFRGFEDEEITSFEGMLLRVLDNVREADRNDKSPLSE from the coding sequence ATGAGAATATCACGCAGCGGTGATTATATCGCCCAGATCCGCCTGATCGGCGGCCGTGTATTTGAAAAGCTGCTGGATGCTTCCGGTGCGGATACCTTTAACGGCCCGCAGGGAAAAATCCTGGACGCACTCTGGCAGCAGGACGGTCTTTCCGCGCATGAGATCGGCCAGCGGACTGGATTGGCCAACAGTACGCTGACAAGCATGCTGGACCGGATGGAGAACGCCGGTCTGGTAAAGCGCGTCCGTTCCACGGAAGACCGGCGTGTGGTTCGAATCTTCCTCGGTCCGAAAGCACAGCAGTGCAAAGAACAGTATGCTGCTGTGTCGGAAGAGATGACCGGCATCTACTTCCGGGGGTTTGAGGACGAAGAGATCACCTCCTTTGAAGGCATGCTGCTCCGGGTGCTGGACAACGTACGCGAAGCAGACAGAAATGACAAATCTCCCTTGAGCGAATAA
- a CDS encoding aminoglycoside phosphotransferase family protein, giving the protein MNIEKTIARLFEAAGLGQILPPVTPVSGGYMHRMYRVNTPERSYAVKHLNPEIMKRPNVMDNYRKAEKLEQIIEDAGIPVVAALTLNGQKMQKVDDEYFYVFRWQNGSITDWNNITPDQCRQAGIIQARIHALQPRYMGSVVPELSTINWTEYIAEADRQNSVITPLLKENKQLLNDAQEALNAARLALPAMECITNEDMDPKNVMWNEGKPVMIDLECLDYGNPVSHVLQLSLQWSGITTCALDLAKTKAFFDGYLETWDNGFRNYGSVLGLAYTWIEWLEYNITRALGQCQDEEEQAMGVSEVRNTINRIRYIREKEDQIRNLLDRI; this is encoded by the coding sequence ATGAATATCGAAAAAACTATTGCCAGACTGTTTGAAGCAGCCGGTCTCGGACAAATCCTGCCGCCTGTTACGCCTGTCTCCGGCGGCTATATGCACAGAATGTACCGGGTGAATACCCCGGAACGTTCCTATGCTGTAAAGCATCTGAATCCGGAGATCATGAAACGGCCGAATGTCATGGATAATTACCGGAAAGCGGAAAAACTGGAACAGATCATCGAGGATGCCGGAATCCCGGTAGTAGCTGCCTTGACACTCAATGGACAAAAGATGCAGAAAGTGGACGATGAGTATTTCTATGTCTTCCGCTGGCAGAACGGCAGCATCACCGACTGGAACAACATCACACCGGATCAGTGCCGTCAGGCCGGAATCATTCAGGCCCGCATCCACGCCCTGCAGCCCAGGTATATGGGATCTGTCGTTCCGGAACTCAGTACCATCAACTGGACGGAATACATTGCGGAGGCGGACAGGCAGAACAGCGTCATCACTCCCCTGCTGAAGGAGAACAAACAGCTGCTGAACGACGCGCAGGAAGCATTGAACGCCGCCCGGCTGGCACTGCCTGCTATGGAATGCATTACCAATGAGGATATGGATCCCAAGAATGTCATGTGGAATGAAGGCAAACCGGTGATGATTGATCTGGAATGCCTGGATTACGGCAACCCTGTGTCCCACGTTCTGCAGCTGTCCCTGCAGTGGTCCGGCATCACAACCTGCGCCCTGGATCTGGCGAAAACAAAAGCCTTCTTTGACGGATACCTGGAAACCTGGGATAACGGTTTCAGGAATTACGGAAGTGTGTTGGGTCTGGCCTATACCTGGATTGAATGGCTGGAGTATAATATCACCAGGGCTTTGGGACAGTGCCAGGACGAAGAGGAACAGGCCATGGGCGTCTCGGAGGTCCGGAACACCATCAATCGCATCCGGTATATCCGGGAAAAAGAAGATCAGATCCGTAATCTGCTGGACCGGATATGA
- a CDS encoding N-acetyltransferase, with the protein MDNKLTIRDVRTEDAERLVEIYAHYVQNTAVSFEYEVPTVEEFANRIQKISAKYPYVVCLDQDKVIGYAYAGRYSPREAYNWTVTTSIYIDKDHHRKGAGTLLYAALEEKLRERGIVNLLAGIAYVEEEDEYLTHDSVYFHQKMGYVQVARMMTVGKKYDRWYDLLWLQKKL; encoded by the coding sequence ATGGATAACAAACTGACAATCCGGGACGTCCGGACAGAAGACGCGGAAAGACTTGTTGAGATTTATGCCCATTACGTTCAGAATACGGCAGTTTCCTTTGAATACGAAGTGCCGACTGTGGAAGAATTCGCAAACAGAATACAGAAGATCAGCGCAAAGTATCCTTATGTGGTCTGCCTGGATCAGGATAAAGTGATCGGCTATGCGTATGCCGGCCGGTACAGCCCCAGGGAAGCCTATAACTGGACGGTGACCACCTCCATCTATATTGACAAGGATCATCACCGGAAGGGCGCCGGCACTTTACTCTATGCTGCACTGGAAGAAAAACTGCGGGAACGGGGAATTGTCAATCTGCTGGCTGGAATTGCATATGTGGAAGAAGAGGATGAATACCTGACACATGACAGTGTGTATTTCCATCAAAAGATGGGATATGTTCAGGTGGCTCGGATGATGACCGTCGGCAAGAAATATGACAGATGGTATGACCTGCTCTGGCTGCAGAAAAAGCTGTAA
- a CDS encoding TIGR01440 family protein — protein sequence MNITAELVYAQTEQAVTALLQENRPHFNPVKLLVIGGSSSEIAGGTIGHNSTYEYGEAVVEAVMKVCGDAGVAPAFQCCEHLNRSLIMERETAERYGYEIVWVVPRIKAGGSLATAAWKRFKDPVAVLAIQADAGLDIGQTLIGMHLRRVAVPVRLSISQVGEARISAARTRPLLVGGERARYIPESEETP from the coding sequence ATGAATATCACTGCTGAACTGGTATATGCCCAGACAGAACAGGCCGTTACAGCCCTGCTACAGGAAAACCGTCCCCATTTCAACCCGGTAAAATTGCTGGTCATCGGCGGCAGCTCCAGCGAAATAGCCGGCGGCACCATCGGTCACAATTCCACCTATGAATACGGTGAAGCCGTGGTGGAAGCCGTGATGAAGGTATGCGGTGATGCCGGTGTGGCGCCTGCATTCCAGTGCTGTGAGCATCTGAACCGTTCCCTGATCATGGAAAGGGAAACGGCCGAGCGCTATGGTTATGAAATTGTATGGGTCGTTCCCCGGATCAAGGCCGGAGGTTCTCTGGCCACTGCGGCCTGGAAGCGTTTCAAAGACCCTGTGGCAGTCCTGGCCATTCAGGCGGATGCCGGTCTTGATATTGGCCAGACCTTGATCGGAATGCATCTCCGTCGTGTTGCCGTACCTGTTCGGCTCAGCATTTCACAGGTTGGGGAAGCCCGGATTTCCGCAGCCCGCACCCGTCCTCTGCTGGTCGGCGGTGAAAGAGCACGATATATCCCGGAATCAGAGGAAACCCCGTAA
- a CDS encoding C_GCAxxG_C_C family protein, which translates to MIRQEKAVEYFNRGFHCSQAVLAAYADQCGLTEEKALKLGACFGSGMRKGEVCGACTGALMVLGILYGYDDPENQKSKQTADEMNDRMMDGFAQACGSCLCKEILGYDISKPEEKQQAREKNLFREVCPQMVKNAVNVLEDIIRERRENG; encoded by the coding sequence ATGATACGTCAGGAAAAAGCAGTTGAGTATTTCAACAGGGGGTTTCACTGCTCACAGGCCGTTCTGGCTGCCTATGCGGATCAGTGCGGCCTGACAGAGGAAAAGGCGCTGAAGCTGGGCGCCTGTTTCGGAAGCGGAATGAGAAAAGGTGAGGTATGCGGTGCCTGTACCGGTGCGCTGATGGTGCTGGGTATCTTATACGGATACGATGACCCGGAAAATCAAAAAAGCAAGCAGACAGCGGACGAGATGAACGACAGGATGATGGACGGATTTGCCCAAGCCTGCGGATCCTGCCTTTGTAAGGAAATCCTGGGGTATGATATATCCAAACCGGAAGAGAAACAGCAGGCCCGGGAAAAGAACCTGTTCAGGGAAGTATGCCCGCAGATGGTGAAGAACGCGGTCAATGTACTGGAAGATATTATCAGGGAGAGACGAGAAAATGGATAA
- a CDS encoding ASCH domain-containing protein, whose translation MTAEEMWNQSGLTGEYDAWSFGDDADTLARLVKDGIKTATCSAYCFYELEEEELPEAGAYNIILDSDEQAVCITRTTKVYVTPFSQVTAEHAFKEGEGDRSLAYWREVHKRFFTEELKEADLEFDEDMKLVCEEFEAVYTG comes from the coding sequence ATGACAGCAGAAGAAATGTGGAATCAATCCGGATTAACCGGTGAATATGACGCCTGGTCTTTCGGGGATGATGCGGACACCTTGGCTCGGCTGGTAAAGGACGGAATCAAGACCGCCACCTGCTCCGCATACTGTTTTTATGAACTGGAGGAGGAAGAACTGCCGGAAGCAGGCGCATACAACATCATCCTGGACTCCGATGAACAGGCTGTCTGTATCACCAGGACAACCAAAGTATATGTCACGCCTTTCAGCCAGGTGACTGCGGAACATGCATTCAAAGAAGGCGAAGGAGACCGGTCCCTGGCATACTGGCGTGAGGTGCATAAAAGGTTTTTCACAGAAGAACTGAAAGAAGCGGATCTTGAATTTGACGAGGATATGAAACTCGTCTGTGAGGAGTTTGAAGCCGTTTATACCGGCTGA
- a CDS encoding MarR family transcriptional regulator — translation MNQVKQLREYTRELECHLANMNQSDCCQCGVNTSQCFLLVEIGRKPGICVKDLAEALRLDKSGISRSVEELVQKGYVNREPSREDRRSVVLSLTDSGRERFDRIENDMDMKFRKVLSGIETEKREQVLEALRLYNEACRKAECKCE, via the coding sequence ATGAATCAGGTGAAACAGCTGCGGGAATATACCAGGGAACTGGAATGTCATCTGGCAAACATGAATCAATCAGACTGCTGCCAGTGCGGTGTGAATACGTCCCAGTGCTTCCTGCTGGTAGAGATTGGCCGAAAACCCGGCATCTGTGTCAAGGATCTGGCTGAGGCTCTGAGGCTGGACAAAAGCGGCATCAGCCGAAGCGTGGAGGAACTGGTTCAGAAAGGTTATGTGAACCGGGAACCGTCGAGGGAAGACAGACGGAGCGTTGTGCTGTCCCTGACAGACAGCGGCAGGGAGCGGTTTGACAGGATTGAGAACGACATGGATATGAAGTTCCGGAAGGTTCTGTCCGGTATTGAAACGGAAAAGCGGGAACAGGTTCTGGAGGCGCTGAGACTCTATAACGAAGCCTGCAGGAAAGCGGAGTGCAAATGCGAATGA
- a CDS encoding GNAT family N-acetyltransferase, whose protein sequence is MSLEFRKAGTSDVPVLNSLSKQAFDTDVEVGGTSTGGPPGYMSVPFHMKMARTGHLYKLTENGLIIGGALLFQDGAELNVGRIFINPEHFRKGYGLRMMEAIEDMFTNVKVFTLDTPVWNIRTNAFYTKLGYTEVRRDGDFIYYAKRR, encoded by the coding sequence ATGAGTCTCGAATTCAGGAAAGCAGGCACGTCAGACGTGCCGGTGCTGAACAGCCTGTCCAAACAGGCATTTGACACGGATGTTGAAGTCGGTGGCACTTCGACAGGAGGGCCTCCCGGATATATGTCCGTTCCGTTTCATATGAAGATGGCGAGGACAGGCCATCTGTATAAGCTTACGGAAAACGGCCTGATTATTGGCGGAGCTCTTCTGTTTCAGGATGGGGCGGAGCTGAATGTCGGCAGGATATTTATCAATCCGGAACACTTCCGCAAGGGATATGGGCTCCGGATGATGGAAGCTATTGAGGATATGTTCACAAATGTGAAGGTATTTACGCTGGATACGCCTGTATGGAACATCCGGACCAATGCTTTTTATACAAAGCTGGGCTATACGGAAGTGAGGCGCGACGGAGACTTTATCTATTATGCCAAACGGCGGTAA
- a CDS encoding flavin reductase — MSKISLSPTNDYCPQTLFLYGTYDENGKADFGLFCWFSYTWDTQLGVMACIGGSKLTKDNIHRQKVFSANLVTEEMLPLADYLGCTDGHNPEKMNLDIEIEKGSVLPVPVLAVSPVVFELEVKDFIQQDDGEVMLCSIRNVLQDETLANGKGTSLDKLNSIAPVKTTCSRYFSWKGTDLGAWGEPMTRFSGKK, encoded by the coding sequence ATGAGTAAAATCAGTTTATCTCCTACGAACGATTACTGTCCCCAGACGCTTTTCCTCTACGGAACCTATGATGAAAACGGCAAAGCCGATTTCGGCCTTTTCTGCTGGTTCAGCTATACCTGGGACACGCAACTGGGTGTGATGGCCTGCATCGGCGGCAGCAAGCTGACAAAGGATAACATTCACCGGCAGAAGGTGTTTTCAGCCAATCTGGTTACGGAAGAAATGCTCCCCCTGGCGGATTATCTGGGATGTACAGACGGACATAACCCGGAAAAAATGAACCTGGATATTGAAATTGAAAAAGGCAGCGTACTGCCAGTACCGGTTCTGGCCGTTTCCCCCGTTGTCTTTGAACTGGAAGTCAAGGACTTTATTCAGCAGGATGACGGCGAGGTCATGCTGTGCAGCATCCGCAACGTACTGCAGGATGAAACGCTGGCGAACGGTAAGGGCACTTCCCTGGATAAGCTGAATTCGATTGCGCCTGTCAAAACCACCTGCAGCCGCTACTTCAGCTGGAAAGGAACAGACCTCGGTGCATGGGGTGAACCTATGACCCGGTTCTCCGGCAAAAAGTAA